From the genome of Phoenix dactylifera cultivar Barhee BC4 unplaced genomic scaffold, palm_55x_up_171113_PBpolish2nd_filt_p 001035F, whole genome shotgun sequence, one region includes:
- the LOC120107835 gene encoding TOM1-like protein 3, translating into MANAAACAERATSDMLIGPDWAVNIELCDILNMDPGQAKDALKILKKRLGSKNPKIQLLALFVLETVSKNCGDYIHQQIAERDILHEMVKVVKKKPDLNVREKILILIDTWQDAFGGAGGRYPQYHAAYQELRAYGVEFPPRTENSAPLFTPPQTRPVTYQPAASAYEDAAIQASLQSDDGPAFSLHDIQNARGIADVLAEMLNALDPRNSEDVKQEVIVDLVEQCRTNHKRVMQLVNDTGDEELLCQGLALNDELQRVLQRHDDILKGTPPVGGTTVASTTLTSAAPLVNVNHEDDELEDDFSQLSHRSSRDGASGRSRKSSIAKNPSPLLPPPPSSKRPVSTDASPVDYLSGETYRSETPSDAHVNLPSPPNSSVSSPPTSGLDSTPPSVFSGLPRYDEPAQTTKSTTENLPKAPWEVQPAGFLPPPPSKYGERQQFFEQHQQTFTGGNSGGAHDGLVAQTQNLSLNQRNDDLSQQEVPQNFEGQDSLLQNRQAQPEDSLFKELVDFAKAKSSPSTRPPNSRRTR; encoded by the exons ATGGCGAACGCGGCGGCTTGCGCTGAGAGGGCAACGAGCGACATGTTGATTGGTCCGGATTGGGCGGTCAACATCGAGTTGTGCGACATTCTCAACATGGACCCTGG GCAGGCAAAGGATGcccttaagatacttaagaagCGCCTAGGAAGCAAGAACCCCAAAATACAACTTCTGGCACTTTTT GTGTTAGAGACTGTAAGCAAAAATTGTGGTGACTATATTCACCAACAAATTGCTGAGCGGGATATCTTGCATGAAATGGTGAAGGTAGTGAAGAAAAAG CCAGACTTGAATGTGAGGGAGAAAATATTGATTCTAATAGATACATGGCAAGATGCTTTTGGAGGAGCAGGAGGAAGATATCCCCAATATCATGCTGCATACCAAGAACTCAGG GCTTATGGAGTAGAATTTCCACCACGTACAGAAAACAGTGCACCATTGTTTACGCCTCCCCAAACTCGCCCTGTGACGTATCAACCTGCTGCATCAGCATATGAGGATGCAGCTATACAGGCTTCTCTTCAGTCTGACGATGGTCCTGCTTTTAG CTTGCATGACATTCAAAATGCTCGAGGAATAGCAGATGTGTTGGCAGAGATGCTGAATGCATTGGATCCTCGTAATTCCGAG GATGTAAAGCAAGAAGTTATTGTTGACCTTGTCGAGCAATGCCGTACTAATCATAAGCGTGTCATGCAACTTGTGAATGATACTGG AGATGAGGAACTTCTATGTCAGGGTCTAGCACTAAATGACGAATTGCAGCGTGTGCTTCAACGGCATGATGACATTCTGAAGGGAACTCCTCCTGTTGGTGGAACAACAGTGGCCTCAACTACACTAACTTCAGCTGCACCTCTTGTCAATGTAAATCACGAGGATGATGAGTTAGAGGATGATTTTTCTCAGCTTTCTCACAG GAGCTCAAGGGATGGTGCATCAGGCCGGAGTAGGAAGTCTTCTATTGCCAAGAACCCAAGTCCACTTCTTCCTCCACCACCATCATCAAAGAGGCCAGTCAGCACAGATGCAAGCCCGGTTGACTATCTTAGTGGAGAAACTTACAGATCAGAAACGCCATCAGATGCTCATGTGAATCTGCCTTCACCACCCAACTCATCTGTGTCTTCCCCTCCCACTTCAGGATTGGACTCAACTCCACCATCAGTATTCTCTGGCCTACCCAGATACGATGAGCCTGCTCAAACCACGAAATCCACTACAGAGAATCTTCCAAAGGCTCCTTGGGAAGTCCAACCTGCTGGTTTCTTACCACCACCTCCGTCAAAGTATGGTGAAAGGCAGCAGTTCTTTGAGCAGCACCAGCAAACTTTCACTGGTGGGAATTCAGGAGGAGCACACGACGGATTGGTAGCTCAGACCCAGAACTTATCTCTTAATCAGCGAAATGACGACCTGAGCCAGCAGGAGGTTCCACAAAATTTTGAAGGTCAGGACTCTCTGCTACAGAACAGACAGGCTCAACCTGAGGATTCCCTATTCAAAGAACTGGTTGATTTTGCAAAAGCCAAATCATCTCCTTCCACCAGGCCGCCCAACAGCCGTAGAACGCGTTAA